In the genome of Cryptomeria japonica chromosome 8, Sugi_1.0, whole genome shotgun sequence, one region contains:
- the LOC131066512 gene encoding aspartyl protease AED3-like: protein MTTLHLFLILLLASGVAQSRKTVKVSPLLFSGEDTQEEEEDCSAAQPRKSSTSIPLMHVQAKCSPFRNKKSTWLTTLLESIKGDEQRYRAITGAATSFTTQEDADVPLTVKNGDYVINLGFGSPQQNLYTLVDTGSDITWIPCDSGDVFDPSKSSTFKYLSCSSETCQALGSTQTCGNYNCSITQTYGDGSQVTQLLSTDSLAVGSQSMPEFVFGCAKSRRGLITSAPGLVGFGRESISFVSQTANLFQKTFSYCIPSSTSTGCLALGKSALSSSGLQFTSLLTNSANPSFYYVGLNGVSVGKDRVAVAAMEQSSGKGTIIDSGTTITRLAEPVYSSVRDSFVRHLSKLSRAASVSIFDACFNFPSGDVEVPQITLHFDKNVDVPLPPTNYLIRTSAQGSVICLALAAPPKSSSGSGVSILGNFQQRNFRVVYDTAGSRLGIAPETCKGC, encoded by the coding sequence ATGACAACACTCCATCTTTTCCTTATTCTGCTATTAGCCAGTGGTGTAGCCCAGAGCAGGAAGACTGTAAAAGTAAGTCCCTTACTATTCAGTGGCGAGGACAcacaggaggaggaggaggactgCTCTGCGGCTCAGCCAAGGAAATCGAGCACAAGCATTCCTCTCATGCATGTCCAAGCCAAGTGCTCCCCTTTCCGCAACAAGAAATCAACGTGGCTGACCACGCTGTTGGAGTCAATAAAGGGCGACGAGCAGCGCTACCGCGCAATAACGGGAGCAGCGACAAGCTTTACCACACAAGAGGACGCCGACGTTCCGTTGACTGTAAAGAACGGAGACTACGTAATCAATTTGGGCTTCGGCTCGCCCCAGCAGAACTTGTACACGTTGGTCGATACGGGCAGTGACATCACCTGGATTCCCTGCGACTCAGGGGACGTGTTCGACCCTTCCAAGTCATCCACCTTCAAATACCTGAGCTGCTCTTCAGAGACGTGCCAGGCACTGGGCAGCACTCAAACCTGCGGGAATTACAACTGCAGCATTACGCAGACCTACGGCGATGGTTCACAGGTAACCCAGCTGCTCTCCACGGACTCGCTTGCCGTGGGTTCGCAGTCCATGCCGGAATTTGTTTTCGGCTGCGCCAAATCTCGGCGAGGTCTTATCACCTCTGCGCCCGGTTTGGTCGGGTTTGGCAGGGAGTCGATCTCGTTTGTTTCACAGACGGCCAATCTGTTCCAGAAAACCTTCTCTTATTGTATCCCGTCTTCCACGTCTACGGGTTGCCTTGCACTCGGTAAATCCGCGCTTTCATCCTCCGGACTGCAGTTTACGTCTCTCTTGACGAACTCTGCAAATCCTTCGTTCTATTACGTGGGGTTAAACGGAGTGTCGGTTGGCAAAGACCGCGTGGCTGTAGCGGCGATGGAGCAGTCAAGCGGGAAAGGGACAATTATAGATTCGGGAACAACTATCACTCGGCTGGCGGAACCCGTTTACAGTTCTGTGAGAGACTCTTTCGTTCGCCATCTCTCCAAGCTCAGTCGAGCCGCTTCGGTTTCGATCTTCGATGCGTGCTTCAATTTTCCTTCGGGGGATGTGGAGGTGCCTCAGATCACGTTGCATTTTGATAAGAATGTGGACGTGCCTCTGCCGCCCACTAATTATTTAATTCGCACGAGTGCGCAGGGGTCGGTGATATGCTTGGCTTTGGCTGCACCTCCTAAGAGCTCCTCGGGTTCAGGAGTATCTATATTGGGGAATTTCCAGCAACGCAACTTCCGAGTGGTGTATGACACTGCTGGTTCTCGACTTGGTATCGCTCCTGAAACCTGTAAAGGTTGTTAG
- the LOC131066513 gene encoding aspartyl protease family protein 2 — translation MTTLHLLLFLLMACGRAQNSKLAKASPTEEKLSFSAAQTGKSSTSFPLIHINAKCSPFRNSNSTLLTTMLDSIKGDVQRYRAITRVATRFTIQEDTDVPLTSKSGDYIINLGFGTPQQSFYMSLDTGSDISWIPCALCTDCTGNIFDPSNSPTFQFLSCSSETCQALGSTPNCGNYNCSITQTYGDGSEVKELMSTDSLAVGSQSMPDFIFGCAKARTGLITSTPGLVGFGRDSLSFLSQTANLFQETFSYCLPSPESTGCLALGKAALSSPGLQFTSLLSNDANPSFYYVGLNGISVGEDLVDVPAIDQSSGDGTIIDSGTFITRLVEPVYGSVRDSFVRQLSNLSRAASYSIFDACFNFPPGDVEVPQMTLHFDNNVDVALQQINVLIPVDEQGSVQCLAFAPPPGDPSVSMVSILGSYQQHNFRVVYDIPGSRLGIAPESCDG, via the coding sequence ATGACGACACTTCATCTCTTACTCTTTCTGCTAATGGCTTGTGGCAGAGCGCAAAACAGTAAGCTTGCAAAAGCAAGTCCCACAGAGGAGAAGCTGAGCTTCTCTGCGGCTCAGACGGGAAAATCAAGCACGAGCTTTCCTCTGATACACATCAATGCCAAGTGCTCCCCTTTCCGCAACAGTAATTCAACGTTGCTGACCACCATGTTGGACTCAATAAAGGGCGACGTCCAGCGCTACCGCGCAATAACTCGAGTAGCCACCAGGTTTACTATACAAGAGGACACCGACGTCCCTTTGACCTCAAAGAGCGGTGACTACATAATAAATCTGGGCTTCGGCACGCCCCAGCAGAGCTTCTACATGTCCCTCGACACTGGCAGTGACATCTCCTGGATTCCCTGCGCCCTCTGCACCGATTGCACAGGGAACATCTTCGACCCCTCCAACTCACCCACCTTCCAATTCCTCAGCTGCTCTTCGGAGACGTGTCAAGCACTGGGTAGCACTCCAAACTGCGGGAATTACAACTGCAGCATTACCCAGACCTACGGCGATGGATCCGAGGTGAAGGAACTCATGTCAACGGACTCTCTCGCCGTGGGCTCGCAGTCCATGCCCGACTTTATTTTCGGCTGCGCCAAAGCTCGGACAGGGCTTATCACCTCCACGCCCGGTTTGGTCGGTTTTGGAAGAGATTCGCTGTCGTTTCTTTCACAGACGGCGAATCTGTTCCAGGAAACATTCTCTTATTGCCTTCCGTCGCCTGAATCCACGGGCTGCCTTGCGCTCGGGAAAGCCGCCCTTTCCTCCCCTGGCTTGCAGTTTACTTCCCTGTTGTCAAACGATGCAAATCCTTCATTCTATTACGTTGGGTTAAACGGAATCTCGGTTGGAGAAGACCTCGTGGATGTGCCGGCGATAGATCAGTCGAGCGGAGACGGGACAATAATAGACTCGGGAACCTTTATCACTCGGCTGGTGGAACCTGTTTACGGTTCTGTGAGAGACTCTTTCGTTCGTCAACTCTCGAATCTGAGTCGGGCAGCTTCGTATTCGATCTTCGATGCGTGCTTCAATTTTCCTCCGGGGGATGTGGAGGTGCCCCAGATGACGTTGCATTTTGATAATAATGTGGATGTGGCTCTGCAGCAGATTAATGTTTTAATTCCTGTGGATGAGCAGGGGTCGGTGCAATGCTTGGCTTTCGCGCCTCCACCTGGGGACCCCTCAGTTTCCATGGTATCTATATTGGGGAGTTACCAGCAGCACAACTTCCGAGTAGTTTATGATATTCCTGGTTCTCGACTTGGAATTGCTCCTGAAAGCTGCGATGGTTGA